The bacterium genomic interval CGGTGGAATGGATTCGACAGTCCTTCCTCAGAGGTTAGGCTGCTGGAGCTCAGAGCTGCATAAACGAATTCGCTCATAATGGCCATTCCGGCGCTGGTTCCGCCTACGGGAGCAGGCTTGTTAACTATAAAATGGATGGCGTCCTCAACAGGCGTATTTTTCCAGTTTACTACGTAGTCGGATTGATCTCCGCCCGCAATAAATAGAGCTTCAGCGTTCCGAATTGTGCTGATCACAAAGGAGTCGAAGGAGGCTTGCCGGTTTTTCAGGATTAGAGTTGCAACGGAATCGCAGGAACATAGTTCGTAAATGTACGGGTTATACGCGTCAGTTCCAGTCGCTCGAATCACCACAAAGTCCCCGCCACCTGAAGCGGCACCCATGCGGACAAAGTTTTCATCCACATCGGTTCCTCCTCCCTGAAGCACCAAAAGCGGACTTGCAGTTGTGACGACATCATCCGGATTACCAACGACGAAATAGTCAAAAGCCTTTCCAGCAAATGCCGGCCCGGCGAGTAAAATGACAATGCATAAAAAATGAAGCGTGGTTTTGAATGACATTTACCCTCCTCGTGTGGTTATTCTGAATTCAATTCTACTACGGAAAAAATCCTGCTTGTCAAACAGACTTCAATTGTGATGGAATCTGAAGGGGACCTACATGTTCATACTGCTGCCGTTTGCTCATGAAAAACAGACCGTTCAGCGTCTTCCCTACGTTACTTTCGCCCTGATTGCTCTGAATGTTGTGTTTTTTCTGTTTACCCATTATGGCGGAAGCAGCCTGGATGATCTCTATGAGAAACTGGATGCACTTCAGCAATATGTTGCTTCACATCCTTATTTAGAAATACCACCAGAAGGCCGGAAATATTTTGAAGACTGGCAACTTCAACAACTGGACGCTCTCAGGGAAGCCACAAACAAACAGGATCTCGATCCCGAGCAAGTAAAGGAAGATCAGGAAACTCTTAATTCCCTGATCCGAGATGTTAAGAGAGTTGAAAAATCAAATCCGTACGAGAGATATGGTTATATTCCAGCCGAGCCCTCGTTTATCGGTTTGTTTACTTGCATGTTCATTCATGGCGGATGGTTGCACCTGATTGGAAACATGTTTTTTCTATACCTTGCCGGTTGCAACATTGAAGATCTATGGGGACGTCCGCTCTACACGGCGTTCTACCTGTTGAGCGGTATTGCCGCGACGATGGCCCACGCTTTGAAGTATCCCGCAGACACGAGCCCTCTGGTAGGAGCTTCCGGCGCAATTGCCGGATTAATGGGCGCGTTTCTGGTGCGTTTGTACGATACGAAAATCTCATTCTTTTATGCGATCTGGTTCTGGGTCAGGGGGACCTTCAAAGCGCCTGCTTATGTCATGCTTCCACTCTGGCTTGCTCAGCAATTCTTCTACGCGATGCTGGATGAGGATGGTTCGTATGGCGTCGCATTCTGGGCGCACATCGGTGGATTTGTTTTCGGCGCGTTGTTTGCGTTTGGAATGAAGAAATTTCAGATCGAAGAGCGTTTCATTGCGCCAAAAATTGAAAAGAAGGTTGGACTGGCACAGCATCCCGATTTCCTGCGCGCCATGAACTTATCGGAGGAAGGAAACTATCCGGATGCACTGATTCTTCTGCATCGTGTCGTTCGCGATGATCCAAACCATCTGGAAGCGTATTTGGAAATGCGCAGAATCGCTGAGATAAACAAAGATGCAAGTTCCTACATGAAATTCAGCGTAGCGATTTTCGACATTCTTCTACGCACACGTGATTGGGACTTGCTTCTGGATCTTTACCATCAATACCAGAATTCACCGCTCAGGCAGCCGCTTCCGGCAAAATCGTTGCTTGGTCTTGGAACCTTTTTTGAAGAGACACTCGATTTTCGTTCTGCGTCCCAACACTACGAAGAAGTCACAGCAAATTATCCTCAAGATCCCATTTCATTGCGGGCTTACAGCAAACTGGCAAGGCTTTACTTTGAAAAAATGATCGATCGCGATAAGGCGATCGAAAATTTTTGGCGCTCTTATCATCATCCTCACGCCGATTCACAATGGCGAGCCGCCTTGCAAATGGATATCAAGAGGTATCAGATTCCTGAAATGCCGGCTTCTGCTTTCCCTGTTAAAGCAGCGGCCGTCATTCCTGTTCCGCCACCATTACCTTTTAAGGTGGCGGCAGAAACGGTGCCGGAATCGGCACCCGAGGCAGTTCTTCCCGTGGATGACTCCACTCAAGCCATTGTTGTGCCCCCGCCGGTCATCCCACCGCGTCCGGCAGCACGATTAGGGTCTGCGGATCGCGTATTGCTTCCCGATGGTGGTTTCGATGGCGCCATATCCAACGGCTGGCATATCGTACAATGCCGCCTGGACCGGCTGGCTTTGAAAGGGCTAGACATACGGAACGAACAGCAAACAACCGGGCTTCTTCCCTGGAAGAAAATTCGAACTGTTTCCGTTGGGCGAGTTCGTGTCTCGGATCCTTCCATACCCGGGCCTCAGCAAGCTTTTCTGGTCGTTGACTTGATTGTGAACTCCACCATTTACCGTCTGAAAAGCGATGATATATCTTTTGATAAATTGTTTCCGGGAGTCGATCAATCCTTTGAAGAAGCTTTTCAAAATTTTATGGGAATCGTGATTAAGAACAGCGCCGCTCGTTGTATCCCAAACCACGATTCCTGTCTCGGTCCGAACTTTGCCACTTATCCGGATCTGGCGCGTTATGAATCGCGCCTTAAGGAAAAACTAACTCTTTAACGCAGAGGCGCGGAGACGCAGAGAAAAAAAAGGATAAAAATCTTTGAATCTCTGCGTCTCCGCGTCTCTGCGTTAAAATTTTATTTGGCCCACAGGATGCGCGTGATCATGCGCCCCATCCCCTCCGGACCAAGGGAGAGCGCAATATAGTCGATATCCAGGTAAGCTCGCAGTTCCTGCAGTGTTTCAAAATGAATTTCATCGACATAACAGATCAAACTGACTTGTTCAGCGGTTTCTTCAATCTCCCATTCTTCCGCGCTCAAGCTGTATGTGAGAAATTGAATTCTATCCAGAAGCGGGGAAAGTTCGGCGTCTTCAAGTCTTCGCAAAATATCGTAGTTGATCCAGTAAGCCCTGCGGGAGGGTTCAAACCAGAGATGGATGTGATGTGGTTTTGTCCCCATCACAATTCCAGGCTGGCCTTCGATGCTTAACTGTTGTGCGTGGTATTTTGACGTACATATCAAAACGTCGCCGCACCGGAAATTGTGATCAGCCATTTCGGTTGGTTGCAGGTGGCCGAATCGTTACTCCGATTTCCTTTTGTGCGGGCCAGGCCCCCATGCCGTCATACATGTTCATCAGATTTGTATATCCTTTTTCGCTCAGCATCTGACATGCCGCTGCGCTGCGAGCTCCTCCCTGACAGGTCACCAGAAGATGGCTGACCTCCCTGGGAACTTCGCTCAATCGGTTTTCAATTTCATCGACAGGAATCAATCGCGCTCCAGGGATGTGACCCGATTGGAATTCGGAAGAAGTCCGTACGTCCACAACCACCGTTTCGGGATTCTCTTTCAAAAACTTTACGGCGTCGGCTGCGGAAATATCTCCAAACGGTTTTCCTTCTTCAACCATATCCGAGGTGACACGTCCGCCGGCTGCCAGGACCTTCATTACCGTTTTGATTCCACCAATATCGCCGCGCAGGTCCTCTTTTGCCCACGAGACCTGGCTGTGGATCGAATCCTTTATCTCTTCCAGCTTCCTGCGAAGACTCTTTAACGCGATGAGATTGTATAAAGCAAGAATCGCTAAAACTCCAAGCACTACGTACAACATAAAATCCTCCATAACAAAGTAGCGCGGGCGTCCCGCCCGCATTGCTAATACAACGGAACAACCCCTAGCATTTTTTCTTCACCCCAAAGCGCTTTTGCCGCAGCAGACAACGCCGCCGGCGAAGTCCAGTATGCGGCAATCACCGTTTTCACTTCTTCGGGAAAATTCTCAGAGGGAAACGCTCCGCTCAGCACGGCGACTTGTTTATTCTGACGAAGCAATTCCCGAATCAACCGCATTTGGCCAGGATTCATTCCAGGGTTGGTCACGATCACAATGTTCCATTCTGTATTCGAATTGCGCGCCAGTGCAACGCTCTCCGGTTCTTGAATCTGAATTGCAAAAGGCTCCTGTTTGACCTCCACGCCACGCTTCGTGAGATATGGAGTCACGCCGGTTTCCTCAGCGGGCAGCCATTTCGTGCGTGGATAGAAGATCGTGCAACGGCCGGGCAGAGTTTTTAGCGGCTGTCCTTTTATCAGTGTTATCGCTCTGCTCGCCGCTTCTTCAGAGAATTTCTTCAGCCGCTTGATTTCTTTTTGCAGAGAGACTTTCTGCCGCGTCCCAGAAAAATGCGAATACTTAAAGGAAAGAATTTTGCTGCTATTGTGATAAATAGCATTTGTGAGCCGCTCACTTCTTGTTGCCCTTCGCAACAATTTTGCAAATACGTTTGTCACTTCTTCCGGACGACAGATCAGGAAAAGATGATTTCCCGCCTCCAGCGCTTTTTCGCATGCATCCGCAAGATTGTAAATGTTAGAGATGGCGCCCATGATCAAATCATCGGAAATTGCAAAGCCCTGATAATTCCATTTTTTGAGCAGGAAATCTGTGACAATTTCTTTCGCGAGGGATGCCGGCAATTTCTTATTTTTGTCCGGATAGAGTGCGTGATTCACCATGATGAATGGCACGCTTGGCAGCAACTCTTTATAAGGAAGGAGATCCTCACGCTCAATTCGTTTCCATGGTCGCGGAACAGTGGGTAGATCCAGATGCGAATCGCGGTCCGTGTCTCCAAGGCCTGGAAAGTGTTTGCCGCATGGGAGAATACCTGATTTTAGATGCGCATCGAGAACTTCCCGCGCATACCGGATCACGATTTTGGGATTGTTGCTGAAACATCGCGTGCCAAGACCGTTATCCGCATTTTGCAGAGCCAGATCCAGAACCGGAGTAAAGTTGACGTTGAATTCCATGGCTTGCAAAAGTCGCGCGTGACATTGATGAATGCGTTGCGCCAGTGATGGTTTTTGCGCAGCGGCGAGCGCCATCGATGGAGGAATCGTTCCAATGATTTTGTGCAATCGTTCGACGGTGCCCCCCTCCTGGTCCACCGCGAGGAACATTGGGATCTTGCTCGCTTTTTGAATCGAAGAATTCAGCAGCTTCACCTGTTCGATCGATTCTACATTACGTTGAAATAAACAGATCCCGCCTGGTTGAAATGTCTGGAAAATTTCCTTTGTGTAGGGATCGTCCAGTGTGGTTCCGTTGATGCCGATCCAGAAACACTGTCCGAGCGCCGTTTTTAAATCTTCCGACATGCGACAATCATACCAAACTGGTAGGGGCGGGGCTTGTCCCCGCCCGTAAAGGGCGACCACAAGGGTCGCCCCTACGAAAGTTTATCCTTCAACTCCGCCAGCAAGTTTAGTGCCTGAAGCGGAGTTAAATTTTCAAGATTTGCTTTGCGGATTTTATCGATCGCTTCTTGTCTGACGTCTTCTTTGAAAAGATCAAGCTGCAAGGTTGCAGGCTCTTCCGATCGTCCCGCAAGGATTGGCTTGCCTTGCAAATCAAATGAGTTGTTTTCCAGCGTATTCAAAATTTGCTTCGCCCGCTGCAAAACTTCTGGAGGCAAACCCGCAAGTCTGGCAACCTGAATCCCGTAACTTTTGTCGGCTGCTCCTTCCTGAACCTTTCGCAGAAAAATGATTTCGTCATTCCATTCTTTGATCGCAATGTTGAAGTTCTTTACGCGGGAGCAGGTGAGAGCGAGCTCCGTCAGTTCGTGGAAATGCGTTGCGAAAAGGGTTTTTGCGCGGACCCTTGGAAAAGTATGCAGAAATTCAGCAACGGCCCAGGCGATCGCAACTCCATCAAAAGTGCTCGTGCCTCGTCCAATTTCATCCAGAATGATCAGACTTTTGGGGGTCGCATGATGCAAGATGTATGCAGTTTCGATCATTTCCACCATGAAAGTAGATTGTCCCTTCACGAGATTATCGGACGCTCCAATGCGTGTGAAGATGCGATCTAGAACAGGCAATCGTGCCTCCCTTGCAGGCACAAAAGAGCCCATCTGGCCAAGAAGCGCTATCAGTGCGGTTTGCCGCAGGAAGGTGGATTTGCCTCCCATGTTTGGGCCTGTTACGATCAGTATCTGGTTGCTATCGTTATCCAGATAAGAATCATTTGGCACGAACCTTTCGGCCGGGTGGAGCAACTCCACGCAGGGATGGCGCCCTTCCACGATTTTCAAGCTGTTTTCTTCATGGAAGGTGGGACGCCGATAGTTATTGCGCGCGGCCACTTCCGCTAATGCCGCATAGACGTCTGCTTCGGCCAGCAGCGCGGCGGTCTTTTGCATGCGCAGAATATGGACCGCTATCTTGACGCAAACGTCGGCGTAAAGTTCTTCTTCCAGTTTTGCAATTTTCTCTTCCGCAGTCAGAATCTTGTATTCGTAATCTTTCAGCTCCGGCGTGATAAAACGTTCCGCGTTGACCAGTGTTTGTTTCCGCTCGAAATCGGCCGGCACTTTTGACAACTGCCCGCGTGAAATCTCAATGTAGTAGCCGAACACTTTGTTGTAGCCGACCTTGAGATTGTTAATTCCGGTTTTGCGCCGCTCCAGCTCTTCAATGGAAGCGATGGCCGTTTTTCCGCTGCGAGTGAGCACCCGCAGATCATCCAGTTCGGAATGAAAACCCGGTTTGATTACATTTCCATCCCTTGCATTCAGCGGAGGCTGATCTGAGATGGCCTCCTCGATGAGAGCCGCGATATCCTCCAACGTGTCCATTTCTGAAGCGATTTTGTGAAGCGGTTCGGAATGAAAAGCGGCCATCAACGATTTGATTTTTGGAAGCACCCAAGCCGACTGCTTCAATCCGATCAGATAGCGAGGTTGTACGAGATCCATTGTGATACGGCTTGCAATTCGTTCCAGGTCCTGAACCTGCTGCAATTCGTCCCGGATGATGCCCCTCTCCATGGTTTTTTCCGTCAGCTCCTGCACCGCGTTCAGCCGTTTTTCAATTTCGGCGATTTTCAATAAGGGCTTCAACAACCATTCTTTTAAGAGCCGTCCACCGGAAGCGGTGCCTGTTGCATCGAGAACTCCCATCAGCGAGCCTTCCAGCTGTTGTCCCTGCAGCGTTGTCAGAAGTTCCAGATTCCGGATCGTTTGGGCATCCAGCTGCATGAAGTCACTACGTTCGTAGAAAGACAATCTGTTGATGTGCTTCAGAGCTGATTTTTGCGTCTGATACAGATAATGCAAAACCGCCCCTCCTGCCGCTACGGCCAATTCACGGTTCTCGCATCCGAAACTTTGCAGCGACTCGACGACGAAATGATCCAGGAGGAGCTTGCGCGCATATTGCAGCTCAAAAATCCAGTCTTCTAGCGGCGTCTTTACGATGGCCGAAAGGATTCCTGAGGGATCTCCCTCCGGTTGAAAGGACATCGGAAAGAGGAGCTCCGTTGGCGCATGCGTTTCAATCTCTTCCCATAAGTTTTCGTGATGCGCTTCCAGGGAAAACTGCGAGAGCCGGAAATCCCCGGTGGTAACATCGACAAACGACAATCCGGCCTGCTTGTCACGAATCACCATTCCGCAGAGGTACTGGTGCTCTTTCGGTTGCATCTGAGCGCTTTCGGCGTATGTTCCCGGAGTCAC includes:
- a CDS encoding rhodanese-like domain-containing protein; amino-acid sequence: MLYVVLGVLAILALYNLIALKSLRRKLEEIKDSIHSQVSWAKEDLRGDIGGIKTVMKVLAAGGRVTSDMVEEGKPFGDISAADAVKFLKENPETVVVDVRTSSEFQSGHIPGARLIPVDEIENRLSEVPREVSHLLVTCQGGARSAAACQMLSEKGYTNLMNMYDGMGAWPAQKEIGVTIRPPATNRNG
- a CDS encoding rhomboid family intramembrane serine protease — protein: MFILLPFAHEKQTVQRLPYVTFALIALNVVFFLFTHYGGSSLDDLYEKLDALQQYVASHPYLEIPPEGRKYFEDWQLQQLDALREATNKQDLDPEQVKEDQETLNSLIRDVKRVEKSNPYERYGYIPAEPSFIGLFTCMFIHGGWLHLIGNMFFLYLAGCNIEDLWGRPLYTAFYLLSGIAATMAHALKYPADTSPLVGASGAIAGLMGAFLVRLYDTKISFFYAIWFWVRGTFKAPAYVMLPLWLAQQFFYAMLDEDGSYGVAFWAHIGGFVFGALFAFGMKKFQIEERFIAPKIEKKVGLAQHPDFLRAMNLSEEGNYPDALILLHRVVRDDPNHLEAYLEMRRIAEINKDASSYMKFSVAIFDILLRTRDWDLLLDLYHQYQNSPLRQPLPAKSLLGLGTFFEETLDFRSASQHYEEVTANYPQDPISLRAYSKLARLYFEKMIDRDKAIENFWRSYHHPHADSQWRAALQMDIKRYQIPEMPASAFPVKAAAVIPVPPPLPFKVAAETVPESAPEAVLPVDDSTQAIVVPPPVIPPRPAARLGSADRVLLPDGGFDGAISNGWHIVQCRLDRLALKGLDIRNEQQTTGLLPWKKIRTVSVGRVRVSDPSIPGPQQAFLVVDLIVNSTIYRLKSDDISFDKLFPGVDQSFEEAFQNFMGIVIKNSAARCIPNHDSCLGPNFATYPDLARYESRLKEKLTL
- a CDS encoding Type 1 glutamine amidotransferase-like domain-containing protein; the protein is MSFKTTLHFLCIVILLAGPAFAGKAFDYFVVGNPDDVVTTASPLLVLQGGGTDVDENFVRMGAASGGGDFVVIRATGTDAYNPYIYELCSCDSVATLILKNRQASFDSFVISTIRNAEALFIAGGDQSDYVVNWKNTPVEDAIHFIVNKPAPVGGTSAGMAIMSEFVYAALSSSSLTSEEGLSNPFHR
- the mutS gene encoding DNA mismatch repair protein MutS codes for the protein MSSLTPMLQQYRSIKQQYTDAILFFRMGDFYEMFFEDAFVASKVLDIALTSRDKNKDSAIPMCGVPWHSADFYIAKLVKSGHKVAICEQVEDPKLAKGIVQREVIRVVTPGTYAESAQMQPKEHQYLCGMVIRDKQAGLSFVDVTTGDFRLSQFSLEAHHENLWEEIETHAPTELLFPMSFQPEGDPSGILSAIVKTPLEDWIFELQYARKLLLDHFVVESLQSFGCENRELAVAAGGAVLHYLYQTQKSALKHINRLSFYERSDFMQLDAQTIRNLELLTTLQGQQLEGSLMGVLDATGTASGGRLLKEWLLKPLLKIAEIEKRLNAVQELTEKTMERGIIRDELQQVQDLERIASRITMDLVQPRYLIGLKQSAWVLPKIKSLMAAFHSEPLHKIASEMDTLEDIAALIEEAISDQPPLNARDGNVIKPGFHSELDDLRVLTRSGKTAIASIEELERRKTGINNLKVGYNKVFGYYIEISRGQLSKVPADFERKQTLVNAERFITPELKDYEYKILTAEEKIAKLEEELYADVCVKIAVHILRMQKTAALLAEADVYAALAEVAARNNYRRPTFHEENSLKIVEGRHPCVELLHPAERFVPNDSYLDNDSNQILIVTGPNMGGKSTFLRQTALIALLGQMGSFVPAREARLPVLDRIFTRIGASDNLVKGQSTFMVEMIETAYILHHATPKSLIILDEIGRGTSTFDGVAIAWAVAEFLHTFPRVRAKTLFATHFHELTELALTCSRVKNFNIAIKEWNDEIIFLRKVQEGAADKSYGIQVARLAGLPPEVLQRAKQILNTLENNSFDLQGKPILAGRSEEPATLQLDLFKEDVRQEAIDKIRKANLENLTPLQALNLLAELKDKLS